One Lagopus muta isolate bLagMut1 chromosome 10, bLagMut1 primary, whole genome shotgun sequence DNA segment encodes these proteins:
- the MTFMT gene encoding methionyl-tRNA formyltransferase, mitochondrial: MRGRLLRAWREGLKAADSGVRPRREPPWRVLFFGTDRFAVTTLRALQAAREPSRGLLVSRLEVVTLPSRLPVELPVKSCARELQLPVHEWPQTGPAGQFDVGVVASFGRLLSEDLILQFPYGVLNVHPSCLPRWRGPAPIVHTVLHGDKVTGVTVMEIRPKRFDVGPIIKQEECPVPPQCTTKELEVILAEMGANMLLSVLKNLPESLKNKKEQPKGGVTFAPKISVAKSCINWEEQTAAQIIQLHRAIGSMFPLQTLWKGSTVKLLDFVEVDNILGSADQVLSDHGAVPGSLLYHKMSQTLIARCKEGWVGFKTVVLKKKLTAVDFYNGYMHSWFQQNSRTVHQECRFQTLKLNTAKKTLKEKEVLLQDIKR; encoded by the exons ATGCGGGGGCGGCTTCTCCGCGCTTGGCGCGAGGGGCTGAAGGCGGCGGACAGCGGAGTGCGGCCTCGGCGGGAGCCGCCATGGCGGGTGTTGTTCTTTGGCACCGACCGCTTCGCTGTTACTACTTTGCGTGCCTTGCAGGCCGCCAG GGAGCCCAGCAGGGGCTTGCTTGTGTCCAGGCTGGAGGTGGTGACGCTGCCCTCCCGTCTGCCCGTAGAACTGCCTGTGAAGAGCTGTGCCCGTGAGCTCCAGCTGCCTGTGCACGAGTGGCCACAGACAGGGCCTGCGGGGCAGTTTGATGTTGGTGTGGTGGCATCGTTTGGGCGTCTCTTGAGCGAGGACCTTATTCTGCAGTTCCCATA TGGCGTGCTGAATGTCCATCCCAGCTGCCTCCCACGGTGGCGTGGTCCTGCACCAATAGTCCACACAGTACTTCATGGTGACAAAGTGACCGGGGTAACAGTTATGGAAATAAGACCAAAGAG gTTCGATGTGGGTCCAATTATTAAGCAAGAAGAGTGTCCTGTTCCTCCTCAATGTACAACAAAGGAGTTGGAAGTGATATTAGCAGAGATGGGTGCAAACATG ctgctgtcagTTTTGAAAAACTTGCctgaaagcttaaaaaataaaaaagagcaaCCAAAAGGAGGAGTAACATTTG ctCCTAAAATATCTGTAGCTAAGAGCTGTATAAATTGGGAAGAGCAAACAGCTGCACAGATAATTCAGCTGCATCGTGCCATAGGAAGTATG tttcCTTTGCAGACGCTTTGGAAGGGCAGTACTGTTAAACTTCTGGATTTCGTAGAAGTGGACAATATCCTTGGTTCTGCTG ATCAAGTATTAAGTGACCATGGAGCTGTTCCTGGCTCACTGCTCTACCATAAAATGTCCCAAACACTGATAGCTCGTTGCAAG GAGGGCTGGGTTGGATTCAAAACAGTAGTATTAAAGAAGAAGCTTACAGCTGTTGACTTCTACAATGGCTACATGCACTCTTGGTTCCAGCAGAACTCAAGAACAGTTCATCAGGAATGCAGGTTTCAAACGCTCAAACTTAACACAGCAAAGAAGactctgaaagagaaggaagtaTTGTTGCAGGATATAAAGCgatag